The Antennarius striatus isolate MH-2024 chromosome 23, ASM4005453v1, whole genome shotgun sequence genome has a segment encoding these proteins:
- the cdca9 gene encoding borealin-2 isoform X2 — translation MPVRRVRNAGTAASKEQLSREMRRSRLSLFIQQFEKEAQERMNDLEAKMENMLATIDKVFKVELMKMPQSLQKTLIGDLIAEDELAISEVSIAMKNESLEVHQSLRRLPNKQMRSHGQSTPTQRTASKTSKGLEGTKRTRTLVGSSSTGNLGGPSLPARRAQSRLTKTVEQTVPAKPKLRSVVSAGDLHCSMAASAAHITVTTARGQAVSFSEETKHEINLDVLDDVAWCQIQKLTSLMDYLSRHGRCPR, via the exons ATGCCGGTGAGGCGGGTGAGGAACGCCGGGACGGCGGCCAGCAAGGAGCAGCTGAGCCGAGAGATGCGCCGCAGCCGCCTGTCGCTCTTCATCCAGCAGTTCGAGAAAGAAG cgcagGAGCGGATGAACGATCTGGAGGCCAAGATGGAGAACATGCTGGCGACCATCGACAAGGTGTTCAAGGTGGAGCTGATGAAGATGCCCCAGTCGCTCCAGAAGACGCTCATCGGGGATTTGATCGCAG AGGACGAGCTGGCGATCAGTGAGGTGTCCATTGCCATGAAG AACGAGTCCCTCGAGGTGCACCAGTCCCTCCGGAGGCTCCCCAATAAACAAA TGAGGTCACATGGTCAGTCCACCCCGACTCAGAGGACCGCATCCAAAACCTCCAAG GGACTAGAGGGAACCAAACGGACCAGAACTTTAGtcggcagcagcagcactggAAATCTGGG AGGTCCTTCCCTCCCGGCTAGAAGGGCGCAAAGTCGGCTCACAAAGACTGTCGAGCAGACGGTACCGGCGAAGCCTAaactgag GTCCGTTGTCTCCGCCGGCGACCTGCACTGCTCGATGGCGGCGTCCGCTGCTCACATCACCGTCACCACGGCTCGGGGGCAG GCTGTCAGCTTTTCAGAGGAGACCAAACACGAGATCAACCTGGATGTCCTGGACGACGTGGCCTGGTGCCAGATCCAGAAGCTAACG
- the cdca9 gene encoding borealin-2 isoform X1 has protein sequence MPVRRVRNAGTAASKEQLSREMRRSRLSLFIQQFEKEAQERMNDLEAKMENMLATIDKVFKVELMKMPQSLQKTLIGDLIAEDELAISEVSIAMKNESLEVHQSLRRLPNKQSEAVQVACPQLCESCTTSWSFFCVCVLNLTVRSHGQSTPTQRTASKTSKGLEGTKRTRTLVGSSSTGNLGGPSLPARRAQSRLTKTVEQTVPAKPKLRSVVSAGDLHCSMAASAAHITVTTARGQAVSFSEETKHEINLDVLDDVAWCQIQKLTSLMDYLSRHGRCPR, from the exons ATGCCGGTGAGGCGGGTGAGGAACGCCGGGACGGCGGCCAGCAAGGAGCAGCTGAGCCGAGAGATGCGCCGCAGCCGCCTGTCGCTCTTCATCCAGCAGTTCGAGAAAGAAG cgcagGAGCGGATGAACGATCTGGAGGCCAAGATGGAGAACATGCTGGCGACCATCGACAAGGTGTTCAAGGTGGAGCTGATGAAGATGCCCCAGTCGCTCCAGAAGACGCTCATCGGGGATTTGATCGCAG AGGACGAGCTGGCGATCAGTGAGGTGTCCATTGCCATGAAG AACGAGTCCCTCGAGGTGCACCAGTCCCTCCGGAGGCTCCCCAATAAACAAAGTGAGGCGGTCCAAGTTGCTTGTCCGCAGTTGTGCGAGAGTTGCACGACCTCGtggtcatttttttgtgtgtgtgtgcttaattTGACAGTGAGGTCACATGGTCAGTCCACCCCGACTCAGAGGACCGCATCCAAAACCTCCAAG GGACTAGAGGGAACCAAACGGACCAGAACTTTAGtcggcagcagcagcactggAAATCTGGG AGGTCCTTCCCTCCCGGCTAGAAGGGCGCAAAGTCGGCTCACAAAGACTGTCGAGCAGACGGTACCGGCGAAGCCTAaactgag GTCCGTTGTCTCCGCCGGCGACCTGCACTGCTCGATGGCGGCGTCCGCTGCTCACATCACCGTCACCACGGCTCGGGGGCAG GCTGTCAGCTTTTCAGAGGAGACCAAACACGAGATCAACCTGGATGTCCTGGACGACGTGGCCTGGTGCCAGATCCAGAAGCTAACG